The Planctomycetota bacterium genome segment CGTGTCGGCGACTGGCGGGGCTTGTTCGACGTCGAGAAAGACGTCGTCTTTGTCTACCGCGTGCTACACCGAAGCTCCTCCTACTAACGAAGGTACCAATCATGACTCTTACCCCCACCATTATCCGTGAGGAAGGACAAGAGAAATTCGTGGTTCTCCCGTGGGACGAGTATCTCCGCGTCCGTGAGGCACTCGAAGACGCCGAGGATGTGAGGCTGATCGAGGAGGCGAAGCGAGAGCACGAGGAGAGCGGCGAACGCTGCTACTCCGCCGAAGAAGTTCGACGCGAGTTGGGCCTCACGCCGGGACAGGCCGACGACTAACCGTTTCGCAATGGTCCTCTCCATCGACAAAGACCACCAGCGCTTCCGCCAGATCGTCAAGGGCAAGATCCGTGACGACCTGCGGAAGTTCATCAGCAAGGGTGAGCTCATCGGCAAGGAGGGCAAGGACCTCATCTCGATCCCCGTCCACCAGGTCGAACTCCCGAACTTCCGCTACGGCGACAACTCGGGCGGCGTGGGGATGGGCGACGGCGAGCCGGGCGACGGCGTCGGGGAGGGCGAAGGCTCCGGCACGCAGGGCGGCGAGGAGGAAGGCCGGCACATCATGGAGGTCGAACTCGGCCTCGACGAACTGGCCGAGATGCTCGGCGAGGAGCTCGAACTCCCCCGGATCGAGCCAAAAGGCCGACACCGCATCAGCACCGAGAAGGACCGCTACCGCGGCATCCGACGCGTCGGCCCGGAAGGCCTGCGGCACTTCAAACGCTCCTACCGCGAAGCCCTCAAGCGTCAGATCATGCTCGGCAGCTACGACGCTCGCCGGCCCGTCATCATACCAGAGAAGGGCGACATCCGTTACCGCTCGTGGAAGGAGACCAAGACGCCGCAGAGCAACGCGCTGGTCGTCTTCATGATGGACGTCAGCGGCTCGATGGGCGAGGAGCAGAAGGAGCTCGTCCGCATCGAGTCGTTCTGGATCGACACCTGGCTACGCAACAACTACGACGGCATCGAGACGCGCTACATCGTCCACGACGTCAACGCCAAGGAAGTCGACAAGCACACCTTCTACCACCTGCGCGAAGACGGCGGCACACGCATCAGCTCCGCGTACCGCACCTGCCTCGGCCTGATCGATCGCGAGTACAACGTCGACGACTGGAACATCTACACGTTCCACTTCTCCGACGGCGACAACTCCAGCGAGGCCGACAATCGCCTGTGCGTCAAGCTCATCGGCGAGGAGATCCTGCCACGCTGCAACCTCTTCGGCTACTGCCAGGTCGCCAGCGCCTATGGCAGCGGCAACTTCATCAACGTCCTGCACGAGCACCTGCCCAACGAAGAGAAGGTCCTGACCAGCCGCGTCAACACCAAGCAGGACATCTACGACAGCATCAAGACGTTCTTCACGCCCGGCCGGTGAACGCCCTCACGACAGGCCGAGCTGCTTGGCCACGTCGTTCCACATCTGATCCGCGTCGAGCTTCATCGCGGCCTTGCGGTCTTTGAGCGTCTGAACGGTCTGCCCACGTCGCTCGCCGTCGTCCGCGAGCTGGCGAACGTGCTCGACAAGTGACGACTCTGGATCCTCTGCCCGCACCATCAGCTCCGGCACGCCGAAGTCGCTCAGTAGTTCGTCATACTTGTGCGACCAGCCCAGCGTCAACGCCGGCACGGCACTCGACAGGGCAGCGACGATCGAATGGAAACGGGACGCGACGATGACATTGGCGCGCCCGATGATCGCCTTAAGCTTGAGCGGCGAGTCCTCCGCGATTGGCTCGCCGCACTGCCCGTCGAGGCGACGCCCGATTTCCGCGGCAATGTCGGCGTCCGGGCCGTGCTGCTCGTGGACGATCAGCCGAACTTCGCTCCCTGCGTCGAGTGCCGCGCGTCCCGCGGCGACGAGTCGGTCCACGTAAATCTCGCTCCACGCCGGACCGCCTTTGTCCAGCATGCGGACATTCGGCACGAGCCCGACAAAGCCGCTCGGCACGACGTCTGCCGCAGCCGCGTGTTCCTGGTCACTTGGCTGCTCGAAGATCGTGATGTCCGGTGCGCGTCGGACGTGCTTCGGAAGGCCGGCACTGCCTATGAGCTTCTCAAGATACGCGTGCGACACCGCGTCGCGGACGTAGATCAGATCCGGCACCGGCAACAGCTTCCGCATCGCCTCGGCGGTCTTGGGTTTCTCGAACGGGCCGAACATCTGCGGCATGAAGACGACCGGCATGCCGCGCTTTTTGTAGAACCGCGCACGTCGGGTAATCGTCACGATGTTCCCGGCCGAGAAGAAGTCACCAAACGCGTAGCCCGACACGTCGACCATGCCGACCGTCGTGTGCCTCGGCAGTGCGTCGTATAGCCGAGCGACCGACGCCGGCAACGCCTTCGACAGCAGGTTCGCCATCGGCAACTGCCACCAGAATGTGCCCGATCGCCCGTTGCTGGTCGGCGGAAACAGCGGCCGAACGCCCAGCGGCACCAACTCGCTCGGTGCCGCGTCGACGCGCGGGTTCATTGCGAACGTGGCGCCGTGCTCACCCAACCGGCGAACGACGGCCTGCATCATGAGCTGCCCGCCCTTGTTCTCCAGCCCGGTTCCGGTGATATCGAGCAGCATGCCAAAAGGCTCTACGAAGTCTGCGAGGTGGACGCAACCGCAACGGCTCCCGGCGTCGCCGGAACGCCCGTCGCCGTGCTCGCCTCACGCGTCGGTTTGACAGCTTCCGTCTGCGGCTGCGGTGCGAGGCCAGGCGCGACGTTGTATCGACGCAGCTCGTCAAGGCTCTTTTTCTGGCTGAACGGCACCAGCCCGTCCGGATCGGGATGGCCAAAGCTGATGAGCATGATGACGCGCTCGTCCGGCTCCAAATCCATCACGCGGCCGATCTCGACTTCGCGCGATCGAACGTCGGGCCAGTTGATGCAGCACGAGCTCACGCCCTGCACTTCGAGCGCGAACTGGAACGCCATCGCGGCAAGGCTGGCGTCGATGTAGATGACGTGACGATCCCGAGCGTCGAAATACGCACGAAGCTTGCCGACCAGCACGACAAGGCCCGGGAAGTTGTCGCTGAAGCCCTTGGTCCCCATCGCAATGCTGCCGATGCGGTGCACGGCCTCGGGCTCGTCGAAGACGCGGAACTCGAACGGCTGGCGGTTGCAGGCGCTCGGCGAGTAGGCCGCGACGCGGATGGCTCGGTCGACGATCGATCGGTCGACGGGACGCTGTTCGTACCAACGGACGCTGCGTCGCCGCTTGGCTAGGGCGAGCATGTCGTCGTACGAAATGCCCAGCGGCCCGAGGTCACGCCGGTAAGGCGCATGTTCGCCGACCTCGACGTTGAGGCTTTTGTGTGCCGAGGCAAAGGCATCCTCAAGGTTGGTTAGCCTCTCGGCAAGGCCCGGCTTGGTCGCTGAGGCCGGGTCGATCGCCTCGAAGTAGCGGTGCAACACATCACCCGACCACGCCGCCAGCAAGCGATCGCCCTCGTCGAGGTCGGCCTGCGTGTCGCAGCGTGCGCGGTCGGCCAGCGCGACGTAGGCGTCGACCGTCTCGCCGATGTAGTCGCCGGCAAAGACCGGACGCCTCGGCCGCATGATCAGGCCCTTTTCGAGCCGATGCGTGTTGCGTCGCAGCGTGTACCGCGGGCCGTCCTCAGCCTCGAGCTCGTCGCGTCCGCGGATCGCGCCGGTGTGGATCATCTGGCCGTACAGCACGCCCGCGTGCTCGCGTCGGAAGTCACCCGACAGCAGCCAGAAGAAACCGGCAAGCCTCGGCGACCGCGCGCACCGCCTTGCCAGGAATGGCCGGAGTTTTTTCAGCGGTCGGAGAAAGCGCGACAGACTCATGGGGACGATCAAGCCTTGGCAGAGTCTAGTGGACCTGCTGGCGACGGAGCCATCGCCGTCAGCAGCAGGATCGGCAGCCGCATCACGCGATGCTGCCGCACGCGGTCAGGAACCAGCATCAGCATCGGCGAGAACGGATCGACGCTGAAGACCCGGCTGGTGATGGCAAGGCCGATCACGTAGACGAGCCCGCTGACCGTCGCTCCGACGAGCATCGTCAGCCACGCCGGCCCGTCCGCCAGCGGGTGCACGGCCAGCCTTCCCGCGGCAAAGGCCACCACGGCCGCGACGCCAGGAACGCCGAGCCGCAAGAAGAGATCCCGCCGCCGTCCGCCAAGCGCTCGGTAGACGACTTCGTACCGGGCCACGTGGACGACCGTCCCGACGCCAGCCAGCAGCCACGCGAGCCCGGCCGCACCACCGGCCCGAATCGCCGGCACGATGCCGATGGCAAACAGCAGAAGCATCGCCAGCTGCGCGTAGGTCGCGTCCCTCGGCCGACCCATCGCCTGCAGCAGACCCGATGGCGCTGCACCGAGCGCGCGACACGCGCCCCAGATCGCCAGCGGCACGACGATCGGTATCGCGCGGTCGAACTGGTCGCCAAAGATGAGGCGGATCAGCGCCGTCGGCTGGACGACCGTCACCACGACGACGCCGATGACCAGCGTCGCCAGCAGCAGGTACGTGCGATGGAACGCGCTTCGGAGTCGCGCGCGTTCGTTCTGCAGTTTGCTGTAGAGCGGAAAGCCGATCGTGTTGGTGACGCGCGCGACCTCCATCGTGAAGAACATCGCGGCCACCGTCGCCATCTGGTAGATGCCGAGTGTCTCGGTGTCGGTCATCCGAACCAGCACAAGGTCGCCGCCGCGGATGAGGGAGAACGATGCGATCGCCGCGACGAAAATCCAGATGCCGAAGCGATGCAGCTCACGCAGCGGCGCCAGCTTGATTCCTGAGAGGTGGGCGGTCCGGTCATCGCTCAGGAACCACGAGATACTGACCTGGAAGGTCGTCGCCGCGATCCTGCCGATGACCAGTGCCCAGGCGGAGGGCTCGATGTACGCGGCGGTGATCGTGACGACGGCTTCGACGGCGTTGCCGCTGGTCTTGATCAGCGTCAGCTTGCCAAAGGCCAGCTGCCGACGAAGTTGGACGTCGACAAGCGCCTGAAGGCCAATGAGGGCTGGTACAACGGCGAGCAATCGAAGCAGCGGCACCACGCCTTCGTCGCCAAAAAACCCACCGGCGAGAGGCGCGGCGAAAAAGAGCAACGCAGCCAGGACGAACCCGCGAATCGCCTGGACGCCCCAGACCGAGCCGAGGTACGGCCGGACGATGCCGGACTTCTGGATTAGCGCCTGCGACAGGCCCGTCTGACTCAGCACGTCCAGCAAACCGAGCACGACCAGCGCAACGCCAAAGCTGCCGATCTCCTCCGGGCCGATCAGTTGAGCGACGATCGGGATCCGCACCGTCGCGACCACGCTCCCGGCGAAACGCCCCATGCCGAGCCAGATCGCACCCTGGCGTGCCCGGCCGCCGAGTGCCCCGACGGTTGTCCCCGACGCCGCATCGGATGACGCTGGAGCGGCGGCAGGAGCGGGATCCACGCCCCCAAGCTAGCACGGACCCACGCTTCCGGTCGCTTTCAGCGTCGACCGATAGCACTTTGAACGGCTTGGTCTCGTAGAATGGAGGTCGTGCCTGCCATCACCGACATCATCTCTTTCCCGCCGGAGCTGAATGCGGCCAAGAAGCAGATCCGGGCCAAGGCCACCGAGATGGGGCTCGACTTCTTCGAGACCATCTTCGAGATGTGCTCCTTCGAGCAGATCAACCAGATCGCCTCCTACGGCGGCTTCCCGCAGCGCTACCCGCACTGGCGGTGGGGCATGGAGTACGAACGCTCGGCCAAGCAGCACCACTATGGCCTGGGTCGCATCTACGAGATGGTCATCAACAACGACCCCTGCTACGCGTACTTGCAGGAATCCAACCCGCTGGTCGACCAGAAGCTCGTCATCGCCCACGTGTACGGGCACAGCGACTTTTTCAAGAGCAACCTCTGGTTCAGCAAGACCGACCGCAAGATGATGGACACGATGGCGAACCACGCCACGCGCGTCCGCCGGCATGTTGAGCAGCAGGGCCTGGCCGCGGTGGAGCAATGGATCGACGTCTGCCTCAGCCTCGAAGACCTGATCGACCCGCACAGCGTCTTCATGAATCGCGGCCCGCTGGAGCACGAGCGACGTCCGAGAAACCGCGCCGAACCCGCCGCCGTCGAGAAGTTCGAGGCCAAGGGGTACATGGACCGGTACATCAACCCGCCCGAAGCCCTCGCCGCCGACGCCGAGAAGCAGGCGGCCGAGGAAGACCGGCTCCGCATCACGCCCGCCAAACCGACGCGAGACGTCCTGCTCTACCTGCTACGCCACGCCGACCTCGAAGACTGGCAGGCCGACATCCTGGGCATCGTGAGGGACGAGTCGTACTACTACGCCCCGCAGGGCATGACCAAGGTCATGAACGAGGGCTGGGCGTCGTACTGGCACACGACGCTGATGACGCAGCACTTCCTGGACCCGTCCGAGGTCATCGACTACGCCGACCACCACAGCGGCACCGTCCACATGCCGCCCGGCGGGTTCAATCCGTACAAGATCGGCCTCGAGCTGTTCCGCGACATCGAGGAGCGCTGGAACAAGGGCCGCTTCGGCAAGGAGTACGACGAGGCCGAAGGCGTCGGCGAGCGTCGTGCATGGAACCGCGAGACCAACGCCGGCCGGGAGAAGATCTTCGAGGTCCGCCGCATCCACAACGACGCGACGTTCATCGACGAGTTCATGACGCCGGACTTCATCGAGAAGCACAAGTTCTACGAGTACGGCCGGCACCCACGCACCGGCCAGATGCAGATCGTCAGCCGCGACCCGCATCGGATCAAGCAGCGGCTGCTCTACCGCCTGACGAACATGGGTCGGCCCTTCATCTACGTCGTCGACGGCAACTACGCCAACCGCGGCGAGTTGTACCTCGCCCACAAGCACGCTGGTCTCGACATTGAGATCAAGTACGCCGTCGCGACGCTGGGCAACCTCGTGAAGCTCTGGGGGCGTCCGTGCCACCTGCAAGCCCAGATCGACGACGAGATGGTCCTCTTCAGCCACGACGGAGAGAACCCGCGCCACCAGGTCATCCACGACGAGATCCCCGAGCCCGCACACGTGGTGACGTGACGCTCGCTTCATCGAAGCGATTTCTCCTGGTGAAGCCGAGTGCAGAGCGCAGCGTCGCACCGGGTCTGGGGACAGTCGCGCAGACCCGGTGCGACGCTTCGCTCTGCACTCGGCTTCGGTGTTGCGAACTGAATCGGGTTGCGTGGACGGAGCGACGTCGCAACAGTCAAGACATGAGCGACAGTCCGAAGATCGAGGTGAAGCCGACGCCTGAAGCCGTCGCGTATGAAGCAGCGGAGAAGGTGGTGCACGCTGCGAAGCTGGCACTCGGAGCGCAGGACACCTTCACCCTCGGACTCGCGGGCGGCTCGACGCCGAAGGCGCTCTACGAACTCCTCGCAAGCGACGACTTCCGAAAGCAGATCGAGTGGAACCGCGTCGAGATCTTCTTCGGCGACGAACGCACCGTCGCGCCCGATCACGACGACAGCAACTACAAGATGGCCAAGGCTGCGCTGCTCGATCACGTGCCGATTCCCGGCGACAACGTCTACCGCATGAAGGGCGAACTGCCCCCCAGCGAGGCGGCCGAGACGTACGACGCGCTCCTCGCCGACCGCTTCGGGACCGCCGCCGACGATGCCGGGATCGATCTCCTGCTCATCGGCATGGGCGACGACGCCCACACGCTCAGCCTCTTCCCGCACACCGAAGCCCTCTCTCTCACCGACCCCGCCGGCCCGCGATGCGTCGCGAACCACGTCGAGAAGCTCGACACCTGGCGCCTGACCATCACCGCCGGCTTCGCCAACCGAAGCCGCGAGGTGCTGGCCCTCGTTACCGGTGATAAGAAGGCCGACGCGCTGACGAGCGTGCTGGAGGGCGAGGACGACCCCAAGACTTACCCGACGCAGCTCATCTCCCCGACGATGGGGCGGTTCGTCATCCTCGCGGACGCAGCTGCTGTTGGGATGAGCGAGTGACCGGGTATCGATTGCGACGACGGTCAGAACGCGAGCCCCGAGCGTGAGCGAGCGGGTCCGGACCCGCTCGCTCACGCTCGGGGCTCGCTAACAGAAGTGAATACCCAACGTCGGACCAGCAGAATCCGAACGCAACCATCTTCCTGCTGTTAGCCAGCACCAACATCAGCTCGTCGGCATCAGCGCATCCGGCGACTGCAGCAGCTGCAGGATCGCATTCAGCCCGCCGACCGCGGTGCCGCCGTCGACGACGCGGTGGTCGCAGGTGAGGCTCAGCGGCAGTAGCTTGCCCACGCCCATCAACCCGCCGCGGACGACGACGCCTTCGCGCGCCCGGCCGACGGCGAGGATCGCCGCCTCGGGGTAGTTCAAAATCGGCGTCGCGAATCGGCCGCCGGGATAGCTGCCGAAGTTGCTGATCGTGAACGTGCTGCCACGAAGCTCGTTGACCGACAGCGAACGACTCCGGCAGCCCGCCGCCAGTTCCGCGACACGCTGGCCCAGCTCCATGACGCCCAACTTCCGCGCGTCCCGCAGCACCGGCACCATCAGCCCGTCGGCCGTGTCGACCGCGATGCCGAGGTGGACGCTCTTGTGCCGCGTGATGTCCGTCATGTCGTCGTTGACGGTGCTGTTGAGACGCGTCAGGTCCTGACCGGCCTCGCCTGCCAACACACGCGCCACGGCCGCACAGACGAACGGCAGCAGCGAGATCTTCGTGCCCGTTGCCGCGACCAGCCGCTTGCGCGCCGCCTCGAGGGCCGTCACATCGGCCTCGTCCATCACCGTGAAGTGGACGGCCCGGTCGACGCTCTCGCGAAGCCGGTCGGCAATCGTCCGACGCAGGCCGCGCAGAGGGACGTGGATGGCGTCGTCCTCGCCGAAGCCGATCGTCGGCCGTGGCTCGGCCTCGGGGGCGGCGGGCTTGCCATTTCCTCGTGCGGCCGGCGTCGACTTCTGAACCGGACGCGGCTTCTGGTTGGTCCGATATCGCTCCGCCGCCGCTTCGACGTCCGCCAACGTCACGCGTCCGCCAACGCCCGTGCCTGCGACGTCCCGCAGGTCCACACCCTTGTCGCGGGCCTGTTTGCGGACGGCTGGGGTCGCCAGCGGCTTGCCCGGATCGCCCGCCGCCGCCTCGGAGAGTGCTCCGACGACACTGCCGGCGTCGCCTTCCTCGGCCGCCTCGGCTTCCTCTTCAGCCGGCTCTTCCTTCGCCTCGGCTTCGGGCGCAGCTTCCGACGCCGCTTCGCCTCCGCCATAGGTCACAAAGGCGGAACCGACGGCGATTTTATCGCCAACCTCGGCTCTGAGTAACTCGATGACGCCGGCCTTGGGTGCCATGACTTCCGTCTGGGCCTTGCCGGTCTCGACCAGTGCAAGCGGCGTGCCTTCCTCGACCTCCGTCCCGGCCTCGACCAGCCATTCGACGACTTCGGCCTCCTCCAGGCCCTCGCCGAGGTCGGGCAGGAGAAAGTCGCTGCCGTCGAAGGTGTTGCCGTGACCAGCCATGGGGGCAGTCTATCGCCAAGATCCGCTTTCCGTTGGACTTGGCGGGGCGATCTGACGACATTGGTCGTATGTGCGGAATCGTCGCCTACGTCGGCCGGAAGATTGCCCAGCCGGTCCTCGTCGAGGGGCTCAAACGCCTCGAGTACCGCGGCTACGACTCCGCAGGCGTGGCCGTGGTCGGTTCGGACGGCTCGCTGCACCTGCGTCGCAGCGTCGGGCGGATCAGCATGCTGGAGGCGGAAATCGACCGTCAGGCCGAGTCCGGATCGACGCTGCCGGAAAACGCCCGCGTCGGCATGGCCCACACCCGCTGGGCCACCCACGGCGCGGCCACGCAGCACAACGCTCACCCGCACACCGACAACCGCGGCCACATCGCGCTCGTCCACAACGGCATCATCGAGAACTACGCCGCCCTCAAGAAGTTCCTGACCGAGAAGGGCCACACGTTCCAGAGCGAGACGGACACCGAAGTCCTCGCCGTCCTCGTCGGGCACGTTTACGACGAGCTCAAGGCTGAGACCGGCGACGCAGCCTCCGGCGGCGACAACTCGCTGCTGCGTCGGGCGCTCCAGGCGGCGCTGGGCGAAATTG includes the following:
- a CDS encoding nitroreductase family protein — translated: MSLSRFLRPLKKLRPFLARRCARSPRLAGFFWLLSGDFRREHAGVLYGQMIHTGAIRGRDELEAEDGPRYTLRRNTHRLEKGLIMRPRRPVFAGDYIGETVDAYVALADRARCDTQADLDEGDRLLAAWSGDVLHRYFEAIDPASATKPGLAERLTNLEDAFASAHKSLNVEVGEHAPYRRDLGPLGISYDDMLALAKRRRSVRWYEQRPVDRSIVDRAIRVAAYSPSACNRQPFEFRVFDEPEAVHRIGSIAMGTKGFSDNFPGLVVLVGKLRAYFDARDRHVIYIDASLAAMAFQFALEVQGVSSCCINWPDVRSREVEIGRVMDLEPDERVIMLISFGHPDPDGLVPFSQKKSLDELRRYNVAPGLAPQPQTEAVKPTREASTATGVPATPGAVAVASTSQTS
- a CDS encoding polysaccharide pyruvyl transferase family protein, translated to MLLDITGTGLENKGGQLMMQAVVRRLGEHGATFAMNPRVDAAPSELVPLGVRPLFPPTSNGRSGTFWWQLPMANLLSKALPASVARLYDALPRHTTVGMVDVSGYAFGDFFSAGNIVTITRRARFYKKRGMPVVFMPQMFGPFEKPKTAEAMRKLLPVPDLIYVRDAVSHAYLEKLIGSAGLPKHVRRAPDITIFEQPSDQEHAAAADVVPSGFVGLVPNVRMLDKGGPAWSEIYVDRLVAAGRAALDAGSEVRLIVHEQHGPDADIAAEIGRRLDGQCGEPIAEDSPLKLKAIIGRANVIVASRFHSIVAALSSAVPALTLGWSHKYDELLSDFGVPELMVRAEDPESSLVEHVRQLADDGERRGQTVQTLKDRKAAMKLDADQMWNDVAKQLGLS
- a CDS encoding DUF444 family protein, which produces MVLSIDKDHQRFRQIVKGKIRDDLRKFISKGELIGKEGKDLISIPVHQVELPNFRYGDNSGGVGMGDGEPGDGVGEGEGSGTQGGEEEGRHIMEVELGLDELAEMLGEELELPRIEPKGRHRISTEKDRYRGIRRVGPEGLRHFKRSYREALKRQIMLGSYDARRPVIIPEKGDIRYRSWKETKTPQSNALVVFMMDVSGSMGEEQKELVRIESFWIDTWLRNNYDGIETRYIVHDVNAKEVDKHTFYHLREDGGTRISSAYRTCLGLIDREYNVDDWNIYTFHFSDGDNSSEADNRLCVKLIGEEILPRCNLFGYCQVASAYGSGNFINVLHEHLPNEEKVLTSRVNTKQDIYDSIKTFFTPGR
- a CDS encoding type II toxin-antitoxin system Phd/YefM family antitoxin; translated protein: MTLTPTIIREEGQEKFVVLPWDEYLRVREALEDAEDVRLIEEAKREHEESGERCYSAEEVRRELGLTPGQADD
- the pgl gene encoding 6-phosphogluconolactonase, yielding MSDSPKIEVKPTPEAVAYEAAEKVVHAAKLALGAQDTFTLGLAGGSTPKALYELLASDDFRKQIEWNRVEIFFGDERTVAPDHDDSNYKMAKAALLDHVPIPGDNVYRMKGELPPSEAAETYDALLADRFGTAADDAGIDLLLIGMGDDAHTLSLFPHTEALSLTDPAGPRCVANHVEKLDTWRLTITAGFANRSREVLALVTGDKKADALTSVLEGEDDPKTYPTQLISPTMGRFVILADAAAVGMSE
- a CDS encoding dihydrolipoamide acetyltransferase family protein, which translates into the protein MAGHGNTFDGSDFLLPDLGEGLEEAEVVEWLVEAGTEVEEGTPLALVETGKAQTEVMAPKAGVIELLRAEVGDKIAVGSAFVTYGGGEAASEAAPEAEAKEEPAEEEAEAAEEGDAGSVVGALSEAAAGDPGKPLATPAVRKQARDKGVDLRDVAGTGVGGRVTLADVEAAAERYRTNQKPRPVQKSTPAARGNGKPAAPEAEPRPTIGFGEDDAIHVPLRGLRRTIADRLRESVDRAVHFTVMDEADVTALEAARKRLVAATGTKISLLPFVCAAVARVLAGEAGQDLTRLNSTVNDDMTDITRHKSVHLGIAVDTADGLMVPVLRDARKLGVMELGQRVAELAAGCRSRSLSVNELRGSTFTISNFGSYPGGRFATPILNYPEAAILAVGRAREGVVVRGGLMGVGKLLPLSLTCDHRVVDGGTAVGGLNAILQLLQSPDALMPTS
- a CDS encoding oligosaccharide flippase family protein, which encodes MDPAPAAAPASSDAASGTTVGALGGRARQGAIWLGMGRFAGSVVATVRIPIVAQLIGPEEIGSFGVALVVLGLLDVLSQTGLSQALIQKSGIVRPYLGSVWGVQAIRGFVLAALLFFAAPLAGGFFGDEGVVPLLRLLAVVPALIGLQALVDVQLRRQLAFGKLTLIKTSGNAVEAVVTITAAYIEPSAWALVIGRIAATTFQVSISWFLSDDRTAHLSGIKLAPLRELHRFGIWIFVAAIASFSLIRGGDLVLVRMTDTETLGIYQMATVAAMFFTMEVARVTNTIGFPLYSKLQNERARLRSAFHRTYLLLATLVIGVVVVTVVQPTALIRLIFGDQFDRAIPIVVPLAIWGACRALGAAPSGLLQAMGRPRDATYAQLAMLLLFAIGIVPAIRAGGAAGLAWLLAGVGTVVHVARYEVVYRALGGRRRDLFLRLGVPGVAAVVAFAAGRLAVHPLADGPAWLTMLVGATVSGLVYVIGLAITSRVFSVDPFSPMLMLVPDRVRQHRVMRLPILLLTAMAPSPAGPLDSAKA
- a CDS encoding SpoVR family protein produces the protein MPAITDIISFPPELNAAKKQIRAKATEMGLDFFETIFEMCSFEQINQIASYGGFPQRYPHWRWGMEYERSAKQHHYGLGRIYEMVINNDPCYAYLQESNPLVDQKLVIAHVYGHSDFFKSNLWFSKTDRKMMDTMANHATRVRRHVEQQGLAAVEQWIDVCLSLEDLIDPHSVFMNRGPLEHERRPRNRAEPAAVEKFEAKGYMDRYINPPEALAADAEKQAAEEDRLRITPAKPTRDVLLYLLRHADLEDWQADILGIVRDESYYYAPQGMTKVMNEGWASYWHTTLMTQHFLDPSEVIDYADHHSGTVHMPPGGFNPYKIGLELFRDIEERWNKGRFGKEYDEAEGVGERRAWNRETNAGREKIFEVRRIHNDATFIDEFMTPDFIEKHKFYEYGRHPRTGQMQIVSRDPHRIKQRLLYRLTNMGRPFIYVVDGNYANRGELYLAHKHAGLDIEIKYAVATLGNLVKLWGRPCHLQAQIDDEMVLFSHDGENPRHQVIHDEIPEPAHVVT